A single genomic interval of Terriglobales bacterium harbors:
- a CDS encoding DUF711 family protein has translation MPKRLLAIFVLLSSLFVCAQTTSKPKVRAITAFVNITPSGYRAELKKVRDSLAEIQKDYESAGYQVQSVRITTQPFPAYVKGMSRPDALKFLQELDALSIQGNYAFNIGPAMMSDAQDPAMMELLAETLSSTKNLVASAHIANQQGIQWKVIAATSRMLKHVSAHSPNGVGNFNFNATAMLAPYTPFYNGSYHLGSDLNDRSAGGAGVKFAVGLESANVVQEVMQANAGDHAGASAALRRELGRHAQDAETVAQRAAKQVGWEYLGIDPTPAPLKDVSIGAAIESFTRNPLGSSGTLTAAWLITEAVRSLPVKHIGYSGLMLPVLEDGRIAQRWSEGRVTLDALLSYSSVCATGLDTVPLPGDISEEQLTRILGDVAALAVKWNKPLTARLLPAPGKKSGDMTEFDNPFLVNAKIQP, from the coding sequence ATGCCGAAACGATTGCTGGCAATTTTCGTGTTGCTGTCAAGTCTGTTCGTATGCGCGCAGACGACGTCGAAGCCGAAGGTGCGGGCGATTACTGCTTTCGTGAACATCACGCCAAGCGGTTACCGTGCCGAGCTAAAGAAGGTACGCGACTCGCTGGCCGAGATTCAGAAAGACTATGAAAGCGCCGGGTATCAGGTGCAGTCTGTGCGCATCACGACTCAGCCCTTTCCGGCCTACGTGAAGGGTATGTCGCGACCGGACGCGCTGAAATTCCTGCAAGAGTTAGATGCGCTTTCCATTCAGGGAAACTATGCCTTCAACATCGGTCCAGCGATGATGAGTGACGCTCAGGATCCGGCGATGATGGAATTGCTGGCTGAGACTTTATCCTCAACCAAAAACCTGGTTGCCAGCGCACACATCGCAAATCAACAGGGGATCCAGTGGAAGGTGATCGCGGCAACGTCACGAATGCTCAAGCACGTCTCCGCTCACTCTCCGAACGGCGTTGGCAACTTCAACTTCAACGCCACCGCGATGCTGGCGCCCTACACACCGTTCTACAACGGCTCCTATCACCTCGGGAGTGATCTGAATGATCGATCTGCCGGCGGGGCGGGTGTGAAGTTTGCTGTAGGACTGGAGTCCGCCAATGTCGTGCAGGAGGTGATGCAGGCCAATGCTGGCGATCATGCTGGCGCTTCCGCCGCGCTGCGACGTGAACTGGGGCGCCACGCACAGGATGCCGAAACAGTCGCGCAGCGAGCAGCAAAGCAAGTCGGTTGGGAGTACCTCGGCATCGATCCGACGCCTGCGCCACTCAAAGATGTGTCGATCGGCGCGGCCATCGAAAGCTTCACTCGGAATCCGCTCGGTTCGAGCGGTACGCTAACCGCCGCGTGGCTCATCACGGAAGCCGTGCGCTCCTTGCCGGTGAAGCACATTGGTTACTCCGGCTTGATGCTGCCGGTGCTCGAGGATGGTCGCATCGCCCAGCGCTGGAGCGAAGGCCGCGTAACGCTGGACGCGTTGCTTTCCTATTCCTCGGTCTGCGCCACCGGGCTTGACACCGTTCCGCTTCCGGGAGACATCAGCGAGGAACAGCTCACGCGCATCCTGGGAGACGTAGCTGCACTGGCAGTT